In the Purpureocillium takamizusanense chromosome 5, complete sequence genome, one interval contains:
- the rmt3 gene encoding Type I protein arginine methyltransferase (COG:K~COG:O~COG:T~EggNog:ENOG503NV5S) — protein sequence MAAIPDDRVTSSDESSSGADDGEWLDVEPDEEAVSVVSLFDSKTFSSLQEMLSYCLHHYGFDFKDNLARLRLDFLGAVKLVNFVRDSVKRGQPLPSPITLQDIASDGFLKPVLDNDAVLFSLDDVLETVSAQASQDDGEQAAALRKRNAELEAELEVIQSSFASYRLTVQETLDRRWGDDQGVSTSPLTQTSNTQARDSSDYYFESYAFNDIHETMLKDRVRTDAYRDFIYGNKHLIKDKVVLDIGCGTGILSMFCAKAGAAHVIAVDKSDIIHKARENIFNNGLSDIITCLHGAIEDVVLPVNQVDMIVSEWMGYCLLYEAMLPSVLYARDKYLKPDGLLVPSSATIWVAPIADPNYLAEHISFWRDVYGFDMKAMQEGIYDEARIETMPGSSVCGTPFPFKTLDLGSVKPEELVFTADWHSDLNRPVDDIDGFLVWFDNFFATSRHEPIPPPPTTPDAWVAKKSGNVAFTTAPDGFETHWKQGLLLAEPRDSPMSSPRGTRVSGKITFKVLEENARALTIDAAWGVAGRPERSQSWKLK from the exons ATGGCCGCCATTCCCGACGACCGTGTGACGTCCTCCGAcgagtcgtcgtctggggctgatgacggcgagTGGCTCGATGTTGAGCCCGATGAGGAGGCAGTTTCTGTGGTGTCCCTGTTCGACTCCAAGACCTTTTCGTCTCTACAAGAGATGCTGTCCTACTGTCTGCATCACTATGGCTTCGATTTCAAGGACAATCTTGCTCGGCTTCGTCTTGACTTTCTCGGCGCCGTTAAGCTGGTCAACTTCGTTCGCGACAGTGTGAAACGCGGCCAGCCCCTGCCGTCTCCCATTACACTCCAGGACATTGCCAGTGATGGCTTCCTTAAGCCGGTGTTAGACAATGACGCCGTACTGTTCTCCCTCGACGATGTCCTCGAGACAGTGAGCGCACAGGCCTCCCaagacgatggcgagcaggccgcggCCTTGCGAAAACGCAATGCTGAGCTCGAGGCTGAACTTGAGGTCATCCAATCTAGCTTCGCTAGCTATCGCCTCACAGTGCAGGAGACGCTCGATCGGCGCTGGGGCGACGACCAGGGCGTGTCTACGAGCCCGCTAACCCAGACCAGCAACACACAGGCCCGTGACAGCTCCGACTACTACTTCGAGTCGTATGCGTTCAATG ACATACACGAGACTATGCTGAAGGATCGGGTCCGCACAGACGCATACCGTGACTTCATCTATGGAAACAAGCATCTCATCAAGGACAAGGTGGTGCTCGACATTGGTTGCGGCACAG GCATTCTCAGCATGTTTTGCGCCAAGGCTGGCGCGGCTCACGTCATTGCCGTGGATAAGTCGGACATCATCCACAAGGCGAGGGAGAACATCTTCAACAACGGCTTGTCAGACATTATCACATGTCTCCACGGCGCCATCGAAGACGTGGTTCTTCCCGTCAACCAGGTGGACATGATTGTCAGTGAGTGGATGGGTTATTGCCTCTTGTACGAAGCAATGCTACCTAGCGTACTCTATGCGCGCGACAAGTACCTCAAACCCGATGGCCTACTGGTTCCGAGCTCAGCGACGATCTGGGTTGCACCTATTGCCGATCCAAATTATCTGGCCGAACACATTTCTTTTTGGCGGGACGTTTACGGCTTTGACATGAAAGCGATGCAGGAGGGCATCTACGATGAGGCCCGCATAGAGACAATGCCCGGCAGCTCTGTCTGCGGCACCCCCTTTCCCTTCAAGACGCTCGATCTGGGCAGCGTGAAACCTGAAGAGCTGGTTTTCACGGCAGACTGGCACTCAGACTTGAACAGGCCCGTCGATGACATCGACGGCTTTCTTGTTTGGTTCGACAACTTTTTCGCCACGTCGCGTCACGAACCGATaccgcctcctccaaccACGCCGGATGCTTGGGTGGCCAAGAAGAGCGGTAACGTCGCCTTTACCACGGCACCAGACGGTTTCGAGACCCATTGGAAGCAAGGACTGCTACTCGCGGAGCCACGAGATTCGCCCATGTCGAGTCCTAGGGGAACACGTGTCTCCGGCAAGATTACGTTcaaggtcctcgaggagAATGCTCGAGCCCTCACCATAGACGCCGCATGGGGTGTTGCAGGCCGGCCAGAGAGAAGCCAGTCATGGAAACTTAAGTAG
- the USO1 gene encoding Type I protein arginine methyltransferase (EggNog:ENOG503NV2H~COG:U~BUSCO:EOG09261B18), which yields MFSISTAPAKQQSVGETITVLSSRLSSATLLEDRRAAIQGLRSFAKDFPASVASGALRSLIGSLGKDGDDVDTVKVVLETLLMLFNPNQDSPETSDEIVLWLADEFTQRQDNITLLLDFVDSPDFYSRLYALQLLTAILAARTQRTEECVFTAPLGISRLVAALDDDRDAVRNEAIGLLTALTPTSVEIQKLVAFENAFEKLFAIVEADGALYEGGRTVEDCLILLANLLRRNASNQSLFRESGCMRNLAVLLQGLLEAQLPSAEDVAAWAEIQRNRNIYAFLAILRLFLPIGATGVVQNQNALWKQGLVHHVLQLAFRRDIGHIPIRAEAFVTCGDMIRNSTQLQEAFAQLSVPSPVSGPITGTLSQNGAHTLYVIDGLLDLILSTQDQRLFDLRFAACECLKAYLSNHSEVRIHFLGRAIDGYLQGQNESANVLTVLLRPDSGIDAVDPYRPWFAAVITFHLLQGNDTAKSKALALTEGDAEHGEEVVTSIQTIAAHLVSGVGRDDDPRPLVGYLMLLLGWMFEDMAAVDDFLAEGSNVQSLIQAILQPKPVWDGVVQGLMAMLLGVAYEFSTKDSPIPRSTLHSILTSRLGSEVYRDTLTNLRSHPLIRDFEVTPQKYDPLSPSGLADVFFDAVFVEFFKDNYSRILRSIDRAPELEISVITNGVQKGISRELVDSLRSQVEEKDRTIQEAKVRAGHLEEQLDQVKAEGRHSREEAALELTKLRDAYDALQRSHEAEIRTIQSQEAAKVSERDRRILSMQADLTSREAAHERSLVQARKAAQAEIERVQLRAEADAADLRASISRLEVDLMKTNKGKVDEVNAVREASSRAAAEVASKLKEAEAQCRELTSRLEQSKSEQADLESKLNAAESSRSAADESKSAVQSELDDLLMVFGDLEEKVGKYRARLRDLGENVSDAEDDGDGGSQDDDDVD from the exons ATGTTTTCCATTTCGACAGCTCCAGCTAAGCAGCAGTCTGTGGGCGAGACCATCACCGTCCTCAGCAGCCGCCTGAGCTCGGCAACCCTTCTTGAAGACCGTCGCGCCGCTATCCAGGGGCTTCGGAGCTTCGCCAAAGACTTCCCTGCCTCGGTGGCGTCAGGCGCTCTCCGTAGCCTAATCGGGAGCCTGGGcaaggatggcgacgatgtgGACACGGTGAAGGTAGTGCTCGAAACGTTGCTAATGCTCTTCAATCCCAATCAAGACAGCCCTGAAACCTCCGATGAGATCGTGCtctggctcgccgacgagttCACTCAACGACAGGATAACATCACCCTTCTCCTCGACTTTGTCGATTCGCCTGACTTTTACTCACGACTATATGCCCTCCAACTACTGACGGCGATCCTCGCCGCTCGCACGCAACGAACAGAGGAGTGCGTCTTCACTGCGCCGCTTGGCATttcccgcctcgtcgccgctctcgatGACGATCGCGACGCCGTTCGCAATGAAGCTATTGGTCTGCTGACGGCCCTCACACCGACATCGGTCGAGATACAAAAGCTGGTCGCATTCGAGAATGCCTTCGAGAAGCTTTTCGCCATTGTCGAGGCAGATGGCGCCTTGTACGAGGGCGGCCGTACCGTAGAAGATTGCCTTATCCTGTTGGCAAACCTCTTGCGTCGCAATGCATCAAATCAGTCTCTCTTTCGGGAATCGGGCTGCATGAGAAATCTTGCCGTCCTTCTGCAGGGTCTTCTCGAAGCTCAGCTGCCATCCGCCGAAGACGTGGCCGCGTGGGCTGAAATCCAACGCAACAGGAATATATAtgccttcctcgccatcctaCGGCTATTCCTTCCCATAGGCGCGACGGGCGTTGTACAAAACCAGAACGCTCTGTGGAAGCAAGGGCTGGTCCATCATGTCCTACAACTGGCATTTCGCCGTGATATAGGCCACATTCCCATAAGAGCCGAG GCCTTTGTCACTTGCGGCGACATGATTCGAAACTCCAcgcagctgcaggaggcATTCGCGCAACTGAGCGTGCCGTCACCCGTGTCAGGTCCCATCACAGGGACATTATCGCAGAATGGCGCCCACACCTTGTACGTCATTGACGGTTTGCTTGACCTTATTCTTAGCACTCAGGACCAGCGCCTTTTTGACCTCCGCTTCGCCGCTTGCGAGTGTCTCAAGGCCTACCTCTCCAACCATTCAGAGGTCAGGATTCACTTCCTCGGCCGTGCTATTGACGGCTACCTGCAAGGGCAAAACGAGTCTGCCAACGTCTTGACTGTCCTCCTCCGACCCGACAGTGGCATCGATGCCGTTGATCCTTACCGCCCGTGGTTTGCAGCTGTCATCACCTTCCACCTCTTGCAGGGCAATGACACTGCAAAGTCCAAGGCCCTCGCTCTCACCGAGGGTGACGCGGAACATGGCGAGGAGGTCGTGACAAGTATTCAAACGATTGCCGCGCATCTTGTATCAGgtgtcggccgcgacgatgaCCCACGCCCACTTGTGGGCTACCTCATGCTTCTCCTCGGATGGATGTTCGAGGACATGGCTGCAGTGGACGACTTCCTCGCGGAGGGCAGCAATGTACAGAGCCTAATCCAGGCGATTCTGCAACCCAAGCCTGTGTGGGACGGCGTGGTGCAAGGCTTGATGGCCATGCTGCTCGGCGTTGCCTATGAGTTCTCGACTAAAGATTCACCTATTCCACGGTCAACCCTTCACTCGATATTGACATCGCGACTCGGTTCCGAAGTTTACCGAGATACGCTGACCAACCTCCGTAGCCACCCCTTAATTCGGGATTTCGAGGTGACGCCACAAAAGTACGACCCTTTGTCGCCAAGCGGACTTGCCGACGTTTTCTTTGACGCCGTCTTCGTAGAGTTCTTCAAGGACAACTACAGCAGAATTCTGAGATCCATTGACAGAGCTCCCGAACTGGAAATATCAGTCATAACCAATGGGGTTCAGAAGGGAATATCGCGCGAGCTTGTGGATTCGCTGAGGTCTCAAGTAGAAGAAAAGGATCGCACGATACAAGAGGCCAAAGTGCGGGCTGGCCATCTAGAGGAGCAGCTAGACCAGGTCAAGGCAGAGGGCAGGCATTCAAGGGAGGAAGCTGCCCTAGAGCTTACCAAGTTGCGTGATGCATACGACGCATTGCAGCGGTCACATGAGGCCGAAATACG TACGATTCAAAGTCAGGAGGCTGCGAAGGTTTCTGAGCGCGATCGGCGTATCTTGTCGATGCAGGCCGATCTCACATCCAGGGAGGCTGCCCACGAAAGGAGCCTTGTGCAAGCGCGCAAAGCTGCACAAGCTGAGATTGAACGCGTGCAATTGCGCGCAGAAGCGGACGCCGCCGATCTTCGGGCTAGCATAAGCCGTCTGGAGGTAGATCTGATGAAG ACAAATAAGGGCAAGGTAGACGAGGTGAACGCTGTTCGAGAGGCGAGctcgagagcagcagcagaagtCGCGTCGAAGCTGAAAGAGGCAGAGGCGCAATGCCGCGAGCTGACGTCACGACTGGAGCAAAGCAAGTCTGAACAGGCAGACCTAGAGAGCAAGCTTAACGCG GCGGAGTCATCGAGGTCGGCTGCCGATGAGTCAAAGAGTGCTGTTCAGtccgagctcgacgacctaTTGATGGTGTTTGGCGACCTGGAGGAGAAAGTGGGCAAGTACAGA GCACGCCTGCGTGACCTCGGCGAGAACGTCTCCGATGCAGAGGATGATGGGGATGGCGGTagccaggacgacgacgacgttgatTGA
- the USO1 gene encoding Type I protein arginine methyltransferase (EggNog:ENOG503NV2H~COG:U~BUSCO:EOG09261B18) yields MFSISTAPAKQQSVGETITVLSSRLSSATLLEDRRAAIQGLRSFAKDFPASVASGALRSLIGSLGKDGDDVDTVKVVLETLLMLFNPNQDSPETSDEIVLWLADEFTQRQDNITLLLDFVDSPDFYSRLYALQLLTAILAARTQRTEECVFTAPLGISRLVAALDDDRDAVRNEAIGLLTALTPTSVEIQKLVAFENAFEKLFAIVEADGALYEGGRTVEDCLILLANLLRRNASNQSLFRESGCMRNLAVLLQGLLEAQLPSAEDVAAWAEIQRNRNIYAFLAILRLFLPIGATGVVQNQNALWKQGLVHHVLQLAFRRDIGHIPIRAEAFVTCGDMIRNSTQLQEAFAQLSVPSPVSGPITGTLSQNGAHTLYVIDGLLDLILSTQDQRLFDLRFAACECLKAYLSNHSEVRIHFLGRAIDGYLQGQNESANVLTVLLRPDSGIDAVDPYRPWFAAVITFHLLQGNDTAKSKALALTEGDAEHGEEVVTSIQTIAAHLVSGVGRDDDPRPLVGYLMLLLGWMFEDMAAVDDFLAEGSNVQSLIQAILQPKPVWDGVVQGLMAMLLGVAYEFSTKDSPIPRSTLHSILTSRLGSEVYRDTLTNLRSHPLIRDFEVTPQKYDPLSPSGLADVFFDAVFVEFFKDNYSRILRSIDRAPELEISVITNGVQKGISRELVDSLRSQVEEKDRTIQEAKVRAGHLEEQLDQVKAEGRHSREEAALELTKLRDAYDALQRSHEAEIRTIQSQEAAKVSERDRRILSMQADLTSREAAHERSLVQARKAAQAEIERVQLRAEADAADLRASISRLEVDLMKTNKGKVDEVNAVREASSRAAAEVASKLKEAEAQCRELTSRLEQSKSEQADLESKLNAVRSIV; encoded by the exons ATGTTTTCCATTTCGACAGCTCCAGCTAAGCAGCAGTCTGTGGGCGAGACCATCACCGTCCTCAGCAGCCGCCTGAGCTCGGCAACCCTTCTTGAAGACCGTCGCGCCGCTATCCAGGGGCTTCGGAGCTTCGCCAAAGACTTCCCTGCCTCGGTGGCGTCAGGCGCTCTCCGTAGCCTAATCGGGAGCCTGGGcaaggatggcgacgatgtgGACACGGTGAAGGTAGTGCTCGAAACGTTGCTAATGCTCTTCAATCCCAATCAAGACAGCCCTGAAACCTCCGATGAGATCGTGCtctggctcgccgacgagttCACTCAACGACAGGATAACATCACCCTTCTCCTCGACTTTGTCGATTCGCCTGACTTTTACTCACGACTATATGCCCTCCAACTACTGACGGCGATCCTCGCCGCTCGCACGCAACGAACAGAGGAGTGCGTCTTCACTGCGCCGCTTGGCATttcccgcctcgtcgccgctctcgatGACGATCGCGACGCCGTTCGCAATGAAGCTATTGGTCTGCTGACGGCCCTCACACCGACATCGGTCGAGATACAAAAGCTGGTCGCATTCGAGAATGCCTTCGAGAAGCTTTTCGCCATTGTCGAGGCAGATGGCGCCTTGTACGAGGGCGGCCGTACCGTAGAAGATTGCCTTATCCTGTTGGCAAACCTCTTGCGTCGCAATGCATCAAATCAGTCTCTCTTTCGGGAATCGGGCTGCATGAGAAATCTTGCCGTCCTTCTGCAGGGTCTTCTCGAAGCTCAGCTGCCATCCGCCGAAGACGTGGCCGCGTGGGCTGAAATCCAACGCAACAGGAATATATAtgccttcctcgccatcctaCGGCTATTCCTTCCCATAGGCGCGACGGGCGTTGTACAAAACCAGAACGCTCTGTGGAAGCAAGGGCTGGTCCATCATGTCCTACAACTGGCATTTCGCCGTGATATAGGCCACATTCCCATAAGAGCCGAG GCCTTTGTCACTTGCGGCGACATGATTCGAAACTCCAcgcagctgcaggaggcATTCGCGCAACTGAGCGTGCCGTCACCCGTGTCAGGTCCCATCACAGGGACATTATCGCAGAATGGCGCCCACACCTTGTACGTCATTGACGGTTTGCTTGACCTTATTCTTAGCACTCAGGACCAGCGCCTTTTTGACCTCCGCTTCGCCGCTTGCGAGTGTCTCAAGGCCTACCTCTCCAACCATTCAGAGGTCAGGATTCACTTCCTCGGCCGTGCTATTGACGGCTACCTGCAAGGGCAAAACGAGTCTGCCAACGTCTTGACTGTCCTCCTCCGACCCGACAGTGGCATCGATGCCGTTGATCCTTACCGCCCGTGGTTTGCAGCTGTCATCACCTTCCACCTCTTGCAGGGCAATGACACTGCAAAGTCCAAGGCCCTCGCTCTCACCGAGGGTGACGCGGAACATGGCGAGGAGGTCGTGACAAGTATTCAAACGATTGCCGCGCATCTTGTATCAGgtgtcggccgcgacgatgaCCCACGCCCACTTGTGGGCTACCTCATGCTTCTCCTCGGATGGATGTTCGAGGACATGGCTGCAGTGGACGACTTCCTCGCGGAGGGCAGCAATGTACAGAGCCTAATCCAGGCGATTCTGCAACCCAAGCCTGTGTGGGACGGCGTGGTGCAAGGCTTGATGGCCATGCTGCTCGGCGTTGCCTATGAGTTCTCGACTAAAGATTCACCTATTCCACGGTCAACCCTTCACTCGATATTGACATCGCGACTCGGTTCCGAAGTTTACCGAGATACGCTGACCAACCTCCGTAGCCACCCCTTAATTCGGGATTTCGAGGTGACGCCACAAAAGTACGACCCTTTGTCGCCAAGCGGACTTGCCGACGTTTTCTTTGACGCCGTCTTCGTAGAGTTCTTCAAGGACAACTACAGCAGAATTCTGAGATCCATTGACAGAGCTCCCGAACTGGAAATATCAGTCATAACCAATGGGGTTCAGAAGGGAATATCGCGCGAGCTTGTGGATTCGCTGAGGTCTCAAGTAGAAGAAAAGGATCGCACGATACAAGAGGCCAAAGTGCGGGCTGGCCATCTAGAGGAGCAGCTAGACCAGGTCAAGGCAGAGGGCAGGCATTCAAGGGAGGAAGCTGCCCTAGAGCTTACCAAGTTGCGTGATGCATACGACGCATTGCAGCGGTCACATGAGGCCGAAATACG TACGATTCAAAGTCAGGAGGCTGCGAAGGTTTCTGAGCGCGATCGGCGTATCTTGTCGATGCAGGCCGATCTCACATCCAGGGAGGCTGCCCACGAAAGGAGCCTTGTGCAAGCGCGCAAAGCTGCACAAGCTGAGATTGAACGCGTGCAATTGCGCGCAGAAGCGGACGCCGCCGATCTTCGGGCTAGCATAAGCCGTCTGGAGGTAGATCTGATGAAG ACAAATAAGGGCAAGGTAGACGAGGTGAACGCTGTTCGAGAGGCGAGctcgagagcagcagcagaagtCGCGTCGAAGCTGAAAGAGGCAGAGGCGCAATGCCGCGAGCTGACGTCACGACTGGAGCAAAGCAAGTCTGAACAGGCAGACCTAGAGAGCAAGCTTAACGCGGTACGCTCAATTGTTTAG